From Dioscorea cayenensis subsp. rotundata cultivar TDr96_F1 chromosome 22, TDr96_F1_v2_PseudoChromosome.rev07_lg8_w22 25.fasta, whole genome shotgun sequence, a single genomic window includes:
- the LOC120252730 gene encoding uncharacterized protein LOC120252730 isoform X2, with product MRTSDLDQEYTKMQRIPSLVSLCVRAVAMEIIDDGHFEGVIELPDELLDSLMMNLPPLALQGLHEHYVCSSRSFHSKSVNGGNKRQRYEGFDGVWKALFKERWPENFKRVELINKVDGAGSSVDHENDWQQLYWETHLQNCLDEAAERAMLPAFDGPYWGIVNICILNSIGYSATKADSCSKLRTLWFHCNKFGRYARCLRLSNVLCIPEISGLLVTSNLRAMVFRSIKCKSHVDGVCDLLRQNRDTLKSLEFVHCRFSSTSFSQICSCIFLEAEPHGIKSFSIKSSSVADGKKSSLPADFVSFLSSGRSLESIHLSDTSIGSKCAKWILDTLLKSSLNLITLEISDNDIRGWLSKVDRRPGECSSLLGPKLSLKSLSILNLRGCNLCQDDAEDLNYVLIHMPNLTSLDLSDNPLEDEGIRSLIPYFVKAFEKASPISDVYLQNCSLSCKGVTEFLESSQTLREPLNSLSVAENNLSSSVAAPLAIFLGSPGVKALNIEAIGLEPLGFQELEKKMPKDVPLVRINMSKNRGGSDCASFISKLIMQAPDLVVVDAGYNFILPEALMTVHDALNLSTRKLRRLDLTGNIRLSHSVHAFKLLEYHVHGKPIVIIPSGLPSSVPYDDDP from the exons ATGCGGACAAGTGATCttg ATCAAGAATATACGAAGATGCAACGGATTCCATCTTTGGTATCACTGTGTGTGAGAGCAGTGGCAATGGAAATTATTGATG ATGGTCATTTTGAGGGTGTTATTGAGCTTCCGGATGAATTGCTTGATAGCTTGATGATGAACTTGCCTCCATTGGCACTGCAAGGCCTACATGAACA ttATGTTTGTAGCAGTAGATCATTCCACTCCAAAAGTGTCAATGGTGGGAACAAACGGCAGAG GTATGAAGGTTTTGATGGAGTATGGAAGGCACTGTTTAAAGAAAGGTGGCCTGAGAACTTCAAGAGGGTTGAACTGATTAACAAAGTAGATGGTGCTGGCTCATCTGTTGACCATGAGAATGATTGGCAGCAGCTTTATTGGGAAACCCACCTACAAAA TTGCTTGGATGAAGCTGCAGAGAGAGCAATGCTTCCTGCTTTTGATGGGCCATATTGGGGAATTGTCAATATCTG TATTCTGAATTCAATTGGTTATAGTGCAACTAAAGCTGATAGCTGTTCGAAGTTGCGTACGTTGTGGTTCCACTGTAATAAATTTGGTCGTTATGCCAG ATGTTTGAGACTTTCAAATGTGCTATGTATTCCAGAAATATCT ggTTTATTGGTGACTAGCAATTTGAGAGCTATGGTTTTTCGAAGTATAAAATGCAAAAGTCAT GTTGATGGAGTTTGTGATCTTCTCAGGCAGAACAGGGATACACTGAAATCTCTTGAGTTTGTTCATTGCCGTTTTTCTTCCACTAGTTTCAGTCAGATATGCAGTTGTATATTTTTGGAAGCTGAACCTCATGGAATCAAATCCTTCTCTATCAAATCCTCTTCTGTTGCTGATGGCAAGAAATCTTCTCTGCCTGCTGATTTTGTATCGTTTCTGTCATCTGGAAG GTCCTTGGAATCAATACATCTGTCAGATACTAGCATAGGGTCAAAATGTGCAAAATGGATCTTGGATACTCTTCTCAAgtcttctttgaatttgatCACCCTGGAGATATCAGACAATGAT ATAAGAGGTTGGCTTTCTAAAGTTGATAGGAGGCCAGGAGAATGCTCTTCACTATTAGGGCCAAAGTTGTCCTTGAAGTCTTTGAGTATTCTCAATCTAAG GGGCTGCAACTTGTGCCAGGATGATGCAGAAGATCTAAATTATGTGTTGATTCACATGCCGAACCTCACAAGTTTAGATTTGAGTGACAATCCTTTGGAGGATGAAGGAATTAG gAGCCTGATCCCGTACTTTGTCAAAGCTTTTGAGAAAGCCTCCCCTATTTCAGATGTTTATCTTCAGAATTGCAGTCTTTCATGCAAGGGAGTGACTGAATTTTTAGAAAGCTCACAAACTTTGAGGGAACCTCTGAATAGTCTATCTGTTGCAGAGAATAACCTTTCCAG TTCTGTGGCTGCACCATTGGCTATATTTTTAGGTTCCCCAGGTGTGAAAGCCCTCAATATTGAAGCCATAGGATTGGAACCATTGGGATTCCAAGAACTTGAAAAAAAGATGCCCAAGGATGTGCCGCTTGTTCGCATCAACATGAG TAAAAATCGTGGTGGGAGTGATTGTGCATCTTTTATCTCTAAACTCATCATGCAAGCTCCAGATCTTGTTGTAGTGGATGCAGGATATAATTTTATTCTCCCTGAAGCATTGATGACAGTTCATGATGCACTTAATCTTTCAACAA GGAAACTGCGGCGATTAGACTTAACGGGAAATATTCGCTTATCTCACTCAGTGCATGCATTCAAGCTTTTGGAATATCATGTTCATGGGAAGCCCATAGTGATCATTCCTTCAGGGCTACCCTCAAGTGTCCCTTATGATGATGACCCTTAG
- the LOC120252730 gene encoding uncharacterized protein LOC120252730 isoform X3 has product MRTSDLDQEYTKMQRIPSLVSLCVRAVAMEIIDDGHFEGVIELPDELLDSLMMNLPPLALQGLHEHSRSFHSKSVNGGNKRQRFDAKYEGFDGVWKALFKERWPENFKRVELINKVDGAGSSVDHENDWQQLYWETHLQNCLDEAAERAMLPAFDGPYWGIVNICILNSIGYSATKADSCSKLRTLWFHCNKFGRYARCLRLSNVLCIPEISGLLVTSNLRAMVFRSIKCKSHVDGVCDLLRQNRDTLKSLEFVHCRFSSTSFSQICSCIFLEAEPHGIKSFSIKSSSVADGKKSSLPADFVSFLSSGRSLESIHLSDTSIGSKCAKWILDTLLKSSLNLITLEISDNDIRGWLSKVDRRPGECSSLLGPKLSLKSLSILNLRGCNLCQDDAEDLNYVLIHMPNLTSLDLSDNPLEDEGIRSLIPYFVKAFEKASPISDVYLQNCSLSCKGVTEFLESSQTLREPLNSLSVAENNLSSSVAAPLAIFLGSPGVKALNIEAIGLEPLGFQELEKKMPKDVPLVRINMSKNRGGSDCASFISKLIMQAPDLVVVDAGYNFILPEALMTVHDALNLSTRKLRRLDLTGNIRLSHSVHAFKLLEYHVHGKPIVIIPSGLPSSVPYDDDP; this is encoded by the exons ATGCGGACAAGTGATCttg ATCAAGAATATACGAAGATGCAACGGATTCCATCTTTGGTATCACTGTGTGTGAGAGCAGTGGCAATGGAAATTATTGATG ATGGTCATTTTGAGGGTGTTATTGAGCTTCCGGATGAATTGCTTGATAGCTTGATGATGAACTTGCCTCCATTGGCACTGCAAGGCCTACATGAACA CAGTAGATCATTCCACTCCAAAAGTGTCAATGGTGGGAACAAACGGCAGAGGTTTGATGCCAA GTATGAAGGTTTTGATGGAGTATGGAAGGCACTGTTTAAAGAAAGGTGGCCTGAGAACTTCAAGAGGGTTGAACTGATTAACAAAGTAGATGGTGCTGGCTCATCTGTTGACCATGAGAATGATTGGCAGCAGCTTTATTGGGAAACCCACCTACAAAA TTGCTTGGATGAAGCTGCAGAGAGAGCAATGCTTCCTGCTTTTGATGGGCCATATTGGGGAATTGTCAATATCTG TATTCTGAATTCAATTGGTTATAGTGCAACTAAAGCTGATAGCTGTTCGAAGTTGCGTACGTTGTGGTTCCACTGTAATAAATTTGGTCGTTATGCCAG ATGTTTGAGACTTTCAAATGTGCTATGTATTCCAGAAATATCT ggTTTATTGGTGACTAGCAATTTGAGAGCTATGGTTTTTCGAAGTATAAAATGCAAAAGTCAT GTTGATGGAGTTTGTGATCTTCTCAGGCAGAACAGGGATACACTGAAATCTCTTGAGTTTGTTCATTGCCGTTTTTCTTCCACTAGTTTCAGTCAGATATGCAGTTGTATATTTTTGGAAGCTGAACCTCATGGAATCAAATCCTTCTCTATCAAATCCTCTTCTGTTGCTGATGGCAAGAAATCTTCTCTGCCTGCTGATTTTGTATCGTTTCTGTCATCTGGAAG GTCCTTGGAATCAATACATCTGTCAGATACTAGCATAGGGTCAAAATGTGCAAAATGGATCTTGGATACTCTTCTCAAgtcttctttgaatttgatCACCCTGGAGATATCAGACAATGAT ATAAGAGGTTGGCTTTCTAAAGTTGATAGGAGGCCAGGAGAATGCTCTTCACTATTAGGGCCAAAGTTGTCCTTGAAGTCTTTGAGTATTCTCAATCTAAG GGGCTGCAACTTGTGCCAGGATGATGCAGAAGATCTAAATTATGTGTTGATTCACATGCCGAACCTCACAAGTTTAGATTTGAGTGACAATCCTTTGGAGGATGAAGGAATTAG gAGCCTGATCCCGTACTTTGTCAAAGCTTTTGAGAAAGCCTCCCCTATTTCAGATGTTTATCTTCAGAATTGCAGTCTTTCATGCAAGGGAGTGACTGAATTTTTAGAAAGCTCACAAACTTTGAGGGAACCTCTGAATAGTCTATCTGTTGCAGAGAATAACCTTTCCAG TTCTGTGGCTGCACCATTGGCTATATTTTTAGGTTCCCCAGGTGTGAAAGCCCTCAATATTGAAGCCATAGGATTGGAACCATTGGGATTCCAAGAACTTGAAAAAAAGATGCCCAAGGATGTGCCGCTTGTTCGCATCAACATGAG TAAAAATCGTGGTGGGAGTGATTGTGCATCTTTTATCTCTAAACTCATCATGCAAGCTCCAGATCTTGTTGTAGTGGATGCAGGATATAATTTTATTCTCCCTGAAGCATTGATGACAGTTCATGATGCACTTAATCTTTCAACAA GGAAACTGCGGCGATTAGACTTAACGGGAAATATTCGCTTATCTCACTCAGTGCATGCATTCAAGCTTTTGGAATATCATGTTCATGGGAAGCCCATAGTGATCATTCCTTCAGGGCTACCCTCAAGTGTCCCTTATGATGATGACCCTTAG
- the LOC120252730 gene encoding NLR family CARD domain-containing protein 3 isoform X8 has protein sequence MVLAHLLTMRMIGSSFIGKPTYKIAWMKLQREQCFLLLMGHIGELSISDSILNSIGYSATKADSCSKLRTLWFHCNKFGRYARCLRLSNVLCIPEISGLLVTSNLRAMVFRSIKCKSHVDGVCDLLRQNRDTLKSLEFVHCRFSSTSFSQICSCIFLEAEPHGIKSFSIKSSSVADGKKSSLPADFVSFLSSGRSLESIHLSDTSIGSKCAKWILDTLLKSSLNLITLEISDNDIRGWLSKVDRRPGECSSLLGPKLSLKSLSILNLRGCNLCQDDAEDLNYVLIHMPNLTSLDLSDNPLEDEGIRSLIPYFVKAFEKASPISDVYLQNCSLSCKGVTEFLESSQTLREPLNSLSVAENNLSSSVAAPLAIFLGSPGVKALNIEAIGLEPLGFQELEKKMPKDVPLVRINMSKNRGGSDCASFISKLIMQAPDLVVVDAGYNFILPEALMTVHDALNLSTRKLRRLDLTGNIRLSHSVHAFKLLEYHVHGKPIVIIPSGLPSSVPYDDDP, from the exons ATGGTGCTGGCTCATCTGTTGACCATGAGAATGATTGGCAGCAGCTTTATTGGGAAACCCACCTACAAAA TTGCTTGGATGAAGCTGCAGAGAGAGCAATGCTTCCTGCTTTTGATGGGCCATATTGGGGAATTGTCAATATCTG ATAGTATTCTGAATTCAATTGGTTATAGTGCAACTAAAGCTGATAGCTGTTCGAAGTTGCGTACGTTGTGGTTCCACTGTAATAAATTTGGTCGTTATGCCAG ATGTTTGAGACTTTCAAATGTGCTATGTATTCCAGAAATATCT ggTTTATTGGTGACTAGCAATTTGAGAGCTATGGTTTTTCGAAGTATAAAATGCAAAAGTCAT GTTGATGGAGTTTGTGATCTTCTCAGGCAGAACAGGGATACACTGAAATCTCTTGAGTTTGTTCATTGCCGTTTTTCTTCCACTAGTTTCAGTCAGATATGCAGTTGTATATTTTTGGAAGCTGAACCTCATGGAATCAAATCCTTCTCTATCAAATCCTCTTCTGTTGCTGATGGCAAGAAATCTTCTCTGCCTGCTGATTTTGTATCGTTTCTGTCATCTGGAAG GTCCTTGGAATCAATACATCTGTCAGATACTAGCATAGGGTCAAAATGTGCAAAATGGATCTTGGATACTCTTCTCAAgtcttctttgaatttgatCACCCTGGAGATATCAGACAATGAT ATAAGAGGTTGGCTTTCTAAAGTTGATAGGAGGCCAGGAGAATGCTCTTCACTATTAGGGCCAAAGTTGTCCTTGAAGTCTTTGAGTATTCTCAATCTAAG GGGCTGCAACTTGTGCCAGGATGATGCAGAAGATCTAAATTATGTGTTGATTCACATGCCGAACCTCACAAGTTTAGATTTGAGTGACAATCCTTTGGAGGATGAAGGAATTAG gAGCCTGATCCCGTACTTTGTCAAAGCTTTTGAGAAAGCCTCCCCTATTTCAGATGTTTATCTTCAGAATTGCAGTCTTTCATGCAAGGGAGTGACTGAATTTTTAGAAAGCTCACAAACTTTGAGGGAACCTCTGAATAGTCTATCTGTTGCAGAGAATAACCTTTCCAG TTCTGTGGCTGCACCATTGGCTATATTTTTAGGTTCCCCAGGTGTGAAAGCCCTCAATATTGAAGCCATAGGATTGGAACCATTGGGATTCCAAGAACTTGAAAAAAAGATGCCCAAGGATGTGCCGCTTGTTCGCATCAACATGAG TAAAAATCGTGGTGGGAGTGATTGTGCATCTTTTATCTCTAAACTCATCATGCAAGCTCCAGATCTTGTTGTAGTGGATGCAGGATATAATTTTATTCTCCCTGAAGCATTGATGACAGTTCATGATGCACTTAATCTTTCAACAA GGAAACTGCGGCGATTAGACTTAACGGGAAATATTCGCTTATCTCACTCAGTGCATGCATTCAAGCTTTTGGAATATCATGTTCATGGGAAGCCCATAGTGATCATTCCTTCAGGGCTACCCTCAAGTGTCCCTTATGATGATGACCCTTAG